A stretch of DNA from Methanoplanus endosymbiosus:
ATAATTGACATCAGAATTGTCCCTCCGGAGAGGGAGAGATTTGGCAAAGTTCCGGTGAGAGCCGATATTGCAATGGAGTCTAAAATTGCAATGATTGGGTGCGATGCCGGAGAAAACTTCAGTATGGCTGACAGACTAAAGGAGATCGGCAGTGAGATCTACACAAAACATAACTCCTGCATTCTGACTGAGGTTGTTGATCATGTCTGCGCTAATATGGCGCTCAGGCTCATTGATGTTGCGGCAGAGAATAAACTTGTCCCTGAAAACTCTTCAATCGGCTTTACCGGAAGGGCGGCTATATCCGGTAAGAAACCACAAATTATTATGGACGGGATCGAAGAGAGGGGAATTTACAGTGACCCTTATGATCACGTCTTATTTGTTGATGACGGCCTTGCAAGAGGCGCAGCACTTATGGGCAGATGTATGTCCTCAATCGGGAAACCTAATAATCCGATGGGTGGTGTCAGAGGCGGGCCGTGCATCATGAAGAGGCGTATGAAGATAGGAAAGTAGGTATATAATATGGTAGAAGAAAAAACAGAGTATTTTGATGTTTTAATCCCACCGGGAGTACCAAGATCAGTTATTTACGATATCACCGACAGATTTGAGGTTGAGATTGTAAACAGGAAACGTATGATGAAATTTGCAAATATGGACGGAGATATAAGGGAGCTTTTAGCATTCCGGTGCACAAGGGATACAGCAGAGCAGGTCCAGGCTTATATGCTCTCTGAACTTGAAAAGTTTATAGCTGAATAACATTGCCCGGGTCTCAATGGCCTGTAATAATTTTTAATTAATTTTAAATGTTTTTTTTACCGGTTTTCCGGATAACCAAAGCCAAACCAAAAGAGACTTAAATAATTCACAGGTATTTTCTAATAATGGTCTGGCTTAAAACACTCGAAAATTCATACGTCAATTCTGAAAATATCCTGTCCATAACTTTTGACAGCAGATGCAACTCTTTTGTTGCAGTTGTCGGATATAAGGATATAAGACTTCAGCATAAGATATTTCAGGACCGGATGCTTGATGATATACTTGCCGGAGCTCAGCCCAGAAATGAGTGTGAGATCATCGAAGAGATGATAGAACATATTGAATCCGCTAAAAAAGATGATGTGAATATTCTGGATTTCAGTTCAATACTTGGTTATTAATTCTGAAATTACTTTTAAACCGGTTCTGAGCTGATCCTGAAGGGGATGCACATCTATAATTTTATGCCGGAAAAATATAGAATGATTATTTCCGGATGGATTCTATTGTCTGATCTCTTTCATATGGGCAATTCTTTTATCGAGGACTTCCTGTGTGCCGATATCCGTTCTGTATCTGATATTTCCCTCTACCGATGCTGCCGCCTCTTCTGCAATCTTCTCTGCCTCTGTTAAGGTATCTGCCATACCGACAAATGCAAGTGTCCTTGAGGTCTGCGTATAGAGATTATTATCCTCTTCAGTAACATTGGCATAATATGAAAATGCCTCTCCGGCATCCTTTATTGTGATTAAATCTCCGGGATTTGGTGAATCCGGATAGCCTTCCGGCACAAGATATTTGCATACTGTTGCTTTATTTTCAAACATTACATCTGACTGTGAGAGTCTGCCTTCCGCAATTTTTCTGACAATATCACATAAGTCCGATGAAAGCAGGGTTAACAGATTCATTGCCTCAGGATCGCCAAACCGTGCATTAAATTCAATGACTTTCGGCCCTTCTGATGTATTCATAAACTGGCCGTACAGCATACCACGGTAGATCACATCTTCACTTCTGAGGGATGCCACAACATCCTCCATTATGGCAAGTGCTTTATCATAATCCTCTTCTGTGACAAAGGGCATCATATGATCCGGCATTGTATATGATCCCATACCTCCCGTATTCGGGCCGACATCACCAGCAAATGCCCTCTTATGATCCTGCACCAGAGGCATAGGCACTATGTGGGTACCGTCCACAAAGGCCATAAGTGTGAACTCCTCTCCGATTAGGCGCTCTTCAAGGACAACATCTCCGCCGATCTCTGTTATATATTCTATCGCGCCTTCTGCATCGAAATGCTCACCCATTATTTTTACGCCCTTTCCGCCGGTAAGTCCAATAGGTTTTACAGCAAGATCGCCGTCATAACTCCGGATAAAAAGAGCAGCCTCTTCTGCGTCATGAAATACCCTGTACAGAGGACACCCGGCAACGCCGTGCTTCTCCATCATATTCCGGCAGAAAGCCTTGTCTGTCTCAAGCCTTGCTGCCATCCTTGACGGGCCGATACAGGCTATCCCTTTCTCCTCAAGCAGGTCTGAAATTCCAGCTTCAAGGGGTGCTTCCGGGCCGATTACTGCATACTCAATACTATTATTATATGCAAATTCAGCTGCGGCATTGATATCTGTCTCACTGTTTATCAGATATTTTTTGCAGAGCTTTGCAATGCCTGGGTTTTTCTTCCCCATAACAGCATATAATTCGCAGTTACCATTTCGCGAGAGTGCCTCTGCAATTGCATGCTCTCTTCCGCCTCCGCCAACAACAAGAATCTTCATAGCCATATTATTTCCATCCTGCTAAACAAAAATATGTCTTATTTACTTAAAAGTTCGGAGACAGAGGCAAGTGGTTTTAATGTTACACCTTCCACTGCAAGTCTCTTCTCAGCTCCCTGTTCACGGTCCACCACACATACCACGGTATCAATATTGGCACCTGCATCTTTGAGTGAATTTATGCCGTAAATTACACTCCCGCCTGATGTTGTTACGTCCTCGACTAAAAGGACATTCTTACCTCTGACATCTCCGATGATATTTCCGGAAAGCCCGTATTCTTTCTCTTCTTTTCTGATTATGCAAAACGGCCTGCCTGATGAGAGTGATGCCGCAACTGCGATTGGCACAGCGCCTACTGCGACACCTGCAACGACATCGAATTCAAATTTTTCTGAGATTGCCTCTCCTATCTGAGAGAGCAGTGCCGGTTTTGTGCACGCTGTTTTTATATCAATGTAATATGAACTCTTTGCGCCTGAGGCCAGGGTGAATTCTCCGAATTCAATCGCGCCGTGTTCAATCAGAATTTCTGCAATTTTGTTTACCATGGAACATCCTTTACTCCTATCATATATCCTGCAATATTTGTAATTCTATGCAGCAGAGGTGTGGCTATTAATATCCAGATGAAGACAACCGGAGTAATATTTGCTAATATCCACTGAAGATCAAAGATTAACAGAAGCACCATGGCTCCTGCAACAAGGTCATACTGATCTGCAATAAGCCACTCTTCCCCGCTTTTTTTGTTCAGCCTTCTCTTAAAAAAACTTTTAACAAGGTCACCAAGCAGTGCGCCCGCTGAGAGGAGCACTACAGAGAGAACAGTATGTATCTGAAAATCAAAGACTCCCTGAAGGTATATCTGAATCAGCCCGATGACTATCCCGCAGAATACACCACCAATAAGGCCACGCCACGTTTTTCCGTCTCCAAAAAGCCTTCTTCCGTCAGAAAAGTTCTTCCCCGAATCTATGGGTCTTCCGCCCCCGAATACTGCCGCGGCTGAATTCGGGATATATGCAGGAAGCATAATCCACATAGCAATGAAAAGTGCTGTTAAAATATCCTGATAAATGAAATCAATTAATGACAATATGCTAATATAAAGCTTTATTAAAATAAATAATATAACGATTTAATAAGAATAGCCAATTTTGAAATTAAATTCAATATGAATTTAGTTAAGGTATCATTGCCATAAATATAAGGTATAGAAAAATTAATGAAAAAAAGGATATAAGTGGGAATAATCCTTATAAATATGATAATACTTGTGAGATCAACATGGTGCTGAAAGTTACAAAAGGACTCTGTCCGGAATGCGGTGCAATTCTTCCGGCTGAAATTATTGAAGATGACGGTAAGGTATGGATCGTCCGTACATGTCCTGAACATGGCAGATTTAAAAATTTATACTGGTCAGATGCGGAGATGTATAAAAGATATGACCAGTTTGAGTATATTGGCAGAGGT
This window harbors:
- the pyrE gene encoding orotate phosphoribosyltransferase, with the protein product MVNKIAEILIEHGAIEFGEFTLASGAKSSYYIDIKTACTKPALLSQIGEAISEKFEFDVVAGVAVGAVPIAVAASLSSGRPFCIIRKEEKEYGLSGNIIGDVRGKNVLLVEDVTTSGGSVIYGINSLKDAGANIDTVVCVVDREQGAEKRLAVEGVTLKPLASVSELLSK
- a CDS encoding CDP-2,3-bis-(O-geranylgeranyl)-sn-glycerol synthase, which produces MLPAYIPNSAAAVFGGGRPIDSGKNFSDGRRLFGDGKTWRGLIGGVFCGIVIGLIQIYLQGVFDFQIHTVLSVVLLSAGALLGDLVKSFFKRRLNKKSGEEWLIADQYDLVAGAMVLLLIFDLQWILANITPVVFIWILIATPLLHRITNIAGYMIGVKDVPW
- the purD gene encoding phosphoribosylamine--glycine ligase, with the protein product MAMKILVVGGGGREHAIAEALSRNGNCELYAVMGKKNPGIAKLCKKYLINSETDINAAAEFAYNNSIEYAVIGPEAPLEAGISDLLEEKGIACIGPSRMAARLETDKAFCRNMMEKHGVAGCPLYRVFHDAEEAALFIRSYDGDLAVKPIGLTGGKGVKIMGEHFDAEGAIEYITEIGGDVVLEERLIGEEFTLMAFVDGTHIVPMPLVQDHKRAFAGDVGPNTGGMGSYTMPDHMMPFVTEEDYDKALAIMEDVVASLRSEDVIYRGMLYGQFMNTSEGPKVIEFNARFGDPEAMNLLTLLSSDLCDIVRKIAEGRLSQSDVMFENKATVCKYLVPEGYPDSPNPGDLITIKDAGEAFSYYANVTEEDNNLYTQTSRTLAFVGMADTLTEAEKIAEEAAASVEGNIRYRTDIGTQEVLDKRIAHMKEIRQ